From a single Chitinophaga sp. Cy-1792 genomic region:
- a CDS encoding hydroxypyruvate isomerase family protein, whose product MIKKVATMAVASSAISSLAQRVSAHENVMEEKLKGKINHSVCAWCYPIPLDDLCKAANKIGITSIDLVDPKDFDILKKNNLYCAMVASNGPEWGITKGFNNPAHHEKLEAYFKQYIDATAKAGFKNLICFSGNRNGMDDQQGIENCTKGLKRILSYAEKKNVTLVMELLNSKVDHHDYQCDHTNWGVELCKSVGSENFKLLYDIYHMQIMEGDVIRTLRDNHQYIAHYHTGGVPGRNEIDETQELFYPAIMKAIYETGFKGYVAQEFIPKHTDKLASLNTAVHICDIS is encoded by the coding sequence ATGATAAAGAAAGTTGCTACTATGGCAGTGGCTTCTAGCGCCATATCTTCACTGGCTCAAAGAGTATCTGCCCACGAAAACGTTATGGAAGAAAAACTGAAAGGTAAAATCAACCACTCCGTTTGCGCCTGGTGCTATCCAATTCCATTGGATGATCTCTGCAAAGCCGCTAATAAAATAGGGATTACCTCTATCGACCTGGTTGATCCGAAGGATTTCGATATCCTGAAGAAAAATAACCTGTATTGCGCCATGGTGGCAAGTAATGGCCCTGAATGGGGTATTACCAAAGGGTTCAATAACCCCGCCCACCACGAGAAACTGGAGGCATATTTCAAACAATATATCGACGCTACCGCCAAAGCTGGCTTCAAAAACCTGATCTGCTTCTCCGGAAACCGCAACGGTATGGACGACCAGCAAGGTATTGAAAACTGCACCAAAGGCCTGAAACGTATTCTCAGCTACGCAGAGAAGAAAAATGTTACCCTGGTAATGGAACTGCTGAACAGTAAAGTGGATCACCACGATTACCAGTGCGACCACACAAACTGGGGCGTAGAGCTTTGTAAATCAGTAGGTTCTGAAAATTTCAAACTGCTCTACGATATCTACCACATGCAAATAATGGAAGGGGACGTAATCCGCACCCTCAGAGATAATCATCAGTACATCGCGCATTACCATACCGGCGGCGTTCCTGGCAGAAATGAAATCGATGAAACACAGGAACTCTTTTATCCTGCTATCATGAAGGCCATCTACGAAACCGGATTCAAAGGTTATGTAGCACAGGAATTTATCCCTAAACACACGGATAAACTGGCCTCCCTGAATACTGCCGTACATATCTGCGATATCTCCTGA
- a CDS encoding carboxypeptidase-like regulatory domain-containing protein has product MSKYLKIALSCCLFAIAACNKEAIPADYKPTPSGTAISSKQISAGVQGIVLDEKNQPVSGATVSCGNGTATTDQYGAFLIPKADMNEAAAVATVKKDGYFNGIRTFRVTGTGKIQFVQVQLLPKKIAGTFDASKGGTINASNAQFNFVSGQVLDANNKPYTGKASLLYAPINPEDASFASQLPGDLRAINSNNDEVGLKSYGMMALELQGENGEKLHLDGKQDVNFKMTIPAGLQASAPATIPLWHFDEADGLWKEEGEAKKSGDSYVGTVKHFSFWNCDAYFPLVNFKATFQDAKGAPLGNMTVTLTRADGNTSYAYTDAGGVVNGGVPLNESMTLKLLDKCNTVIYSTKVGPYAKDADLGIVSITLSDPGTITIKGQLTTCDNTPVKNGAVSMQLQGLTYLATVKNGTYQVTAIRCNSNLADATITAADLDADKSASQTIQVTTGAITQDLQACDKPAFGQISITIDGNAYSLNSITDTLVMRQYNATEYSFYGGLRTSGGRTIAWYLDDLSIGTRTPTDLYIYIGNTYYGASPNVQITVTQTGNKGEYIMGTISGTVTQPADSTAGIPSKAVPISGNFRMLRE; this is encoded by the coding sequence ATGAGCAAATATTTAAAGATTGCTTTGTCTTGTTGTCTGTTCGCAATTGCAGCATGTAATAAAGAAGCTATCCCGGCAGATTATAAACCGACTCCATCTGGAACAGCCATTTCCTCCAAACAGATCAGCGCAGGCGTTCAGGGCATAGTGCTGGATGAAAAAAATCAGCCTGTATCCGGTGCTACAGTAAGCTGTGGCAATGGAACCGCCACCACTGATCAATATGGCGCTTTCCTTATTCCTAAAGCCGATATGAATGAAGCAGCGGCTGTAGCTACCGTTAAGAAAGACGGATATTTCAATGGTATCAGAACCTTCAGGGTTACCGGTACTGGAAAAATTCAGTTTGTACAGGTACAGCTGCTACCTAAAAAAATTGCCGGCACATTCGATGCTTCCAAAGGCGGTACTATCAATGCTTCCAATGCACAGTTTAATTTCGTATCCGGACAGGTTTTAGATGCAAATAACAAACCTTATACGGGTAAAGCCAGTCTGCTATATGCACCTATCAATCCGGAAGATGCCAGCTTTGCCAGCCAGCTACCTGGTGATCTGCGTGCCATCAACTCCAATAATGATGAAGTAGGTTTGAAATCCTATGGTATGATGGCCCTGGAATTACAGGGAGAAAACGGTGAAAAACTTCACCTCGACGGCAAACAGGATGTAAACTTCAAAATGACTATCCCGGCAGGTTTGCAAGCCAGCGCACCAGCCACCATTCCATTATGGCATTTTGATGAAGCAGATGGTTTGTGGAAAGAAGAAGGAGAAGCCAAAAAATCAGGTGATAGCTATGTTGGAACAGTAAAGCATTTTTCTTTCTGGAATTGTGATGCCTATTTTCCATTAGTAAATTTCAAAGCCACTTTCCAGGATGCTAAAGGTGCTCCTTTAGGCAATATGACGGTAACTTTAACACGTGCCGATGGTAACACCAGCTATGCATATACAGATGCAGGGGGAGTGGTAAATGGTGGTGTTCCCCTTAATGAATCCATGACGTTAAAGCTGTTAGATAAATGTAATACCGTCATATACTCGACTAAGGTAGGGCCATATGCCAAAGATGCGGATCTCGGTATTGTCTCCATTACTTTATCCGATCCTGGCACCATCACCATTAAAGGACAACTCACCACCTGCGATAATACACCCGTAAAAAATGGTGCGGTTAGTATGCAACTTCAAGGACTTACTTATCTGGCAACGGTAAAAAATGGAACTTATCAGGTAACTGCTATCCGTTGCAATAGTAACCTGGCAGATGCAACCATCACTGCAGCTGATTTAGATGCAGACAAATCAGCCTCACAAACAATACAAGTTACAACAGGAGCGATCACCCAGGATCTTCAGGCATGTGATAAGCCCGCTTTTGGACAGATTTCTATAACCATAGATGGAAACGCGTATAGTCTTAATAGCATTACAGACACTTTAGTGATGCGCCAATATAATGCTACGGAATATTCTTTTTATGGTGGTTTAAGAACTAGTGGAGGCAGAACGATCGCCTGGTACCTGGATGATTTGAGCATTGGTACCCGTACGCCAACTGACTTATACATATACATAGGCAATACCTATTATGGGGCATCTCCAAATGTTCAGATAACTGTTACCCAAACAGGTAACAAGGGAGAATATATCATGGGTACCATATCTGGTACGGTTACCCAACCCGCAGATAGTACAGCAGGAATACCAAGTAAAGCAGTACCTATCTCTGGAAATTTCAGAATGTTAAGGGAATAA
- a CDS encoding amino acid permease, with product MKQYYKKPLAWLLQESTDEGTHSLKRTLNGFQLVMLGLGIIIGAGLFSLTGLAAANHAGPAVTLSFVVAAVGCAFAGLCYAEFASMIPVAGSAYTYAYTTMGELFAWIIGWDLVLEFSVGAATVAISWSNYLVKFLANYNIYLPERWLHSPFETFTAQNGAQISGIINLPAALVVVMMSMILIRGTKGSAIWNSVVVSLKVGVVLVFIALGWKYIQPANFTPYIPPNTGKFGEFGISGIFRGAGIVFFVFLGFDIISTAAQETKNPRKNMPIGILGSLAICTVLFILFAHVMTGLAPYTAFKDSGAPVAIAIANTPYHWLGQAILLAIIVGYTSVILVDLLGQSRVFYAMSKDGLLPKIFSDIHPRFRTPWKSNILFCVFIGLFAALVPLRVVGEMTSIGTLLAFVIVCAGVWIMRYTMPDAPRAFRTPWVPVVPILGIISCLAMMVSLPLDTWLRLIIWMAIGMVIYYGYGKKNSRVRAVTAGKHQQP from the coding sequence ATGAAACAATATTATAAAAAGCCGCTGGCCTGGCTGCTCCAGGAGTCAACAGATGAAGGAACACATTCCTTAAAGCGCACGCTCAACGGGTTTCAGCTGGTAATGCTGGGCCTGGGAATCATTATCGGCGCCGGGCTATTTTCGCTTACAGGACTTGCAGCGGCTAATCATGCCGGACCTGCGGTAACATTATCATTCGTGGTAGCGGCGGTAGGTTGTGCCTTTGCAGGCCTCTGCTATGCTGAATTTGCTTCCATGATTCCTGTTGCCGGCAGTGCCTATACCTATGCGTATACCACCATGGGAGAGCTGTTTGCCTGGATCATCGGATGGGACCTGGTGCTGGAGTTCTCTGTAGGCGCGGCTACTGTGGCCATCAGCTGGTCTAACTACCTCGTTAAATTTCTGGCCAACTACAATATATACCTGCCGGAACGCTGGCTGCATTCTCCTTTCGAAACCTTCACCGCTCAGAATGGCGCACAGATCAGTGGAATTATTAACCTGCCGGCAGCGCTGGTAGTGGTGATGATGTCCATGATTTTAATAAGAGGTACCAAAGGCTCTGCTATCTGGAATTCAGTGGTGGTTTCCCTGAAAGTAGGCGTGGTATTGGTGTTCATCGCGCTGGGATGGAAGTATATCCAGCCCGCCAATTTTACGCCTTATATACCGCCAAATACAGGCAAATTCGGGGAATTTGGCATCTCCGGGATCTTCCGTGGCGCCGGTATTGTATTCTTTGTTTTTCTTGGCTTCGACATTATCAGTACAGCGGCCCAGGAAACAAAAAATCCGCGCAAAAACATGCCTATAGGCATTCTCGGCTCACTGGCCATCTGTACGGTATTATTTATTCTGTTTGCACACGTAATGACAGGCCTGGCGCCTTATACCGCGTTTAAAGACAGTGGTGCGCCAGTGGCGATAGCCATTGCCAATACACCGTATCACTGGCTCGGACAGGCGATCCTGCTGGCTATCATTGTCGGCTATACATCTGTAATCCTGGTGGATCTGCTGGGACAATCACGCGTATTCTATGCGATGTCGAAAGACGGTTTGTTACCAAAGATTTTTTCAGATATCCACCCGCGCTTCCGCACGCCGTGGAAATCCAATATACTGTTTTGTGTATTCATAGGTCTTTTTGCGGCCCTCGTACCATTAAGAGTAGTAGGAGAGATGACCAGCATAGGCACCCTGCTGGCGTTTGTAATCGTTTGTGCCGGCGTATGGATTATGCGATATACCATGCCTGATGCCCCTCGTGCATTCCGCACGCCATGGGTACCGGTAGTACCAATTCTGGGTATCATTTCCTGCCTGGCCATGATGGTATCGTTGCCGCTGGACACCTGGTTGCGACTGATCATATGGATGGCGATCGGGATGGTTATTTACTACGGTTATGGTAAGAAGAACAGCCGTGTCAGGGCTGTTACAGCTGGAAAGCACCAACAGCCTTAG